The genome window CGTGAATGGGCAATGTCACCGACAATAGCGACTGTCAGGCGGCCAAAGTCGGGGCCTTTTTCGCGGCGGATCGTGAACATGTCCAGCATGGCCTGGGTCGGGTGCGAATGGCGGCCATCACCGGCATTGATCACACTGACGTGTGGCTGCACGTGGCTGGCGATGAAGTTTGCAGTGCCGCTGTCGGTATGACGTACCACAAACATATCGATATGCATCGCTTCCAGGTTGCGCAGCGTGTCCAGCAATGTTTCACCTTTCACGGCACTGGAAGCATTGATATTGATGTTGAGTACATCAGCCGAAAGCCGTTTGGCGGCCAGCTCGAAAGTGGTGCGTGTGCGTGTGCTGGCTTCAAAAAACAGGTTGACGATGGTTTTGCCGCGCAGCAGCGGAACCTTTTTCACGGATTGCTCGGTAACGCCGGCAAAGGACTCTGCGGTATCGAGGATTTCTGTCAACAGACCACGGTTCAGTCCTTCGATAGAAAGGAAATGGCGCAGCCTGCCGTCTTCACCAATTTGCAGGTTGGCGCTCATGGTGCGCGTTTAACCTCCAGTTGCAGTGGTTCCGGACCGGTCAGTTTGACGTGATCCTGTTCACCGAGTTCCATGTGCTGCCCTGTGACAGCGGCTTCTATCGGGAGTTCGCGACCGTCGCGCTCGACCAGCACGGCGAGTGTAATTGAGGCCGGGCGGCCGTAATCGAACAGTTCATTCATGGCGGCGCGAATGGTGCGCCCGGTGTGCAGTACGTCATCAACAAGAATAATGTGCCTGTCATCGACGGAAAAAGGCAGTTGCGAGGGACGAACCTGCGGGTTCATTCCGATACGGGTGAAATCGTCCCGGTAGAAAGAGATGTCCAGTTCGCCGAGCGGTTCCCTGATGTCCAGCAGCGGGTACAGTTGTTGTGCGACCCAGACACCGCCAGTATGAATTCCGACCATGGCGGTCTGCTCGTCGATCAGCACGCGCTCACGCAGTTCGTCGGCCATGTTGCCGATCAGGGCTGAAATATCGCTTGTTTTGTTCAATCGTTTGGC of Thiogranum longum contains these proteins:
- a CDS encoding aspartate carbamoyltransferase catalytic subunit, which translates into the protein MSANLQIGEDGRLRHFLSIEGLNRGLLTEILDTAESFAGVTEQSVKKVPLLRGKTIVNLFFEASTRTRTTFELAAKRLSADVLNININASSAVKGETLLDTLRNLEAMHIDMFVVRHTDSGTANFIASHVQPHVSVINAGDGRHSHPTQAMLDMFTIRREKGPDFGRLTVAIVGDIAHSRVARSQIHALNLLNVGDLRVVAPRTLIPAHVESLGVRVFHDLQEGLRDADVIIMLRLQRERMQGAMLPSEHEYYRLYGLTRERLTNAKPDVTVMHPGPINRGVEMDSQVADGPRSVILEQVTYGIATRMAVMSMAMHPVSSQENHG
- the pyrR gene encoding bifunctional pyr operon transcriptional regulator/uracil phosphoribosyltransferase PyrR; this encodes MNKTSDISALIGNMADELRERVLIDEQTAMVGIHTGGVWVAQQLYPLLDIREPLGELDISFYRDDFTRIGMNPQVRPSQLPFSVDDRHIILVDDVLHTGRTIRAAMNELFDYGRPASITLAVLVERDGRELPIEAAVTGQHMELGEQDHVKLTGPEPLQLEVKRAP